The following proteins come from a genomic window of Heyndrickxia acidicola:
- a CDS encoding MTH1187 family thiamine-binding protein: MSNQVTVSFSVVPHVQTKDLYAVVDKAIEVVQNSGVRYEVGAMETTMEGELDHLLDIIKEAQHACVLAGASDVITSIKIHYRPNQGVTIDEKVGKYRME; the protein is encoded by the coding sequence ATGTCTAATCAAGTAACAGTTTCTTTTTCAGTAGTACCGCATGTCCAAACAAAGGATCTATACGCTGTTGTAGATAAAGCCATAGAGGTTGTCCAAAACTCGGGTGTCCGCTATGAAGTTGGAGCAATGGAAACCACGATGGAAGGGGAATTGGATCATCTCCTGGATATTATTAAAGAAGCACAGCATGCATGTGTTCTGGCGGGGGCAAGTGATGTGATCACTTCCATAAAAATTCATTATCGGCCGAATCAGGGTGTTACCATCGATGAAAAAGTCGGCAAGTACCGTATGGAATAA
- a CDS encoding pyridoxamine 5'-phosphate oxidase family protein, which translates to MLQKKYQTEKRAAAFYDNQLINYLNPAMQEFISQQEMVFISTADQNGNCDSSFKAGLPGFVRVKDEKTIFYPEYRGNGVMASLGNIVENPHIGLLFIDFLHNQIGLHINGRARIIENDALTDLHLPDSVMNIIKEEEGEKPERWVVIDIDEAYIHCSKHIPAFKKVNKEIFWNTDDAKKKGGDFFKVKKLKKKAESVR; encoded by the coding sequence ATGCTGCAAAAAAAATATCAAACGGAAAAAAGAGCGGCCGCTTTTTATGATAATCAACTAATCAATTATCTGAATCCTGCCATGCAGGAATTCATCTCCCAGCAAGAGATGGTATTTATCTCTACTGCCGATCAAAACGGCAATTGTGATTCTTCCTTTAAAGCAGGATTGCCTGGCTTTGTCAGAGTAAAGGATGAAAAAACAATCTTTTATCCTGAATACCGGGGAAACGGTGTAATGGCGAGCTTGGGAAATATAGTGGAAAATCCTCATATTGGTTTATTATTTATTGATTTTCTCCATAACCAGATTGGATTACATATAAATGGACGTGCGAGAATAATAGAGAATGATGCCTTAACAGACCTGCACCTCCCTGATTCTGTGATGAACATAATAAAGGAAGAAGAAGGAGAGAAGCCCGAAAGATGGGTCGTCATCGATATTGATGAAGCCTATATTCATTGTTCCAAGCATATCCCTGCCTTTAAAAAGGTCAACAAAGAGATTTTTTGGAATACGGATGATGCCAAAAAGAAGGGCGGAGACTTTTTTAAAGTAAAAAAATTAAAGAAAAAAGCGGAGAGCGTCCGCTAA
- a CDS encoding purine/pyrimidine permease, translated as MKNVAFRDVLTTFQWVIFLIANCITIPIVIGHVYHFSSGQVIEMMQRTFLVVGISSLLQSIMGHRLSIADGPAGIWLGVFIITGSSLASAAQYQSGLGTLEGTMLIGGITLGIAGATGLIIKLQKLFTPIVTGTFLILISIQLSGTFLKGMLGIASSGDVVKPSLLLVTVPLFLAVLFLSLFGKGFFRTYAVLIGILVGTILFHLMGWGSGMEGKNRVFSIPGFFSWGNPHLNISMAVTGIIIGLVLISNLIATITAVNMAVHDSSELESPVLKRSGIIAGINTLLSAVFSVVGNVPLSTTAGFLKMTGRAERLPFICGSILLVIISLFPAVSMVFTLIPSPVAYAAILSSFCHMAIIGFNTVLLQRVDQRRATIFGLTIAIGAGSMFIPSSALVKLPTLAQSILGNGLLLGFIVAVLMDVFWKEKKESLDSQE; from the coding sequence ATGAAGAACGTAGCGTTTAGAGATGTACTGACCACCTTCCAGTGGGTCATCTTTTTAATCGCCAACTGCATTACGATTCCCATCGTCATTGGCCATGTTTATCATTTTTCTTCTGGACAGGTAATTGAAATGATGCAGAGGACTTTCCTGGTCGTAGGAATCAGTTCCTTACTTCAAAGCATAATGGGCCACCGTTTATCCATTGCGGATGGTCCTGCAGGCATTTGGCTGGGCGTGTTTATTATTACAGGGAGCTCACTGGCTAGTGCTGCACAGTACCAAAGCGGGCTTGGTACTCTCGAAGGAACCATGCTGATTGGTGGGATTACACTAGGTATAGCAGGAGCAACAGGCCTTATTATCAAGCTTCAAAAACTGTTTACTCCTATCGTGACAGGAACCTTCCTCATCTTGATTTCCATTCAGCTTAGCGGCACCTTTTTGAAAGGGATGCTGGGGATTGCGTCCAGCGGCGATGTAGTTAAGCCATCGCTTTTACTTGTAACGGTTCCATTGTTTTTAGCTGTTTTATTTTTGTCCCTTTTTGGCAAGGGCTTTTTTCGAACATATGCCGTTTTAATTGGAATTCTTGTTGGGACCATTCTATTTCATTTGATGGGCTGGGGATCAGGTATGGAGGGGAAGAACCGGGTATTTTCAATTCCGGGCTTCTTTTCCTGGGGTAATCCGCATTTGAACATTAGTATGGCGGTGACAGGAATAATTATTGGGCTTGTCCTGATTTCCAACCTAATTGCCACAATCACCGCAGTAAATATGGCCGTACATGATTCATCGGAACTGGAAAGCCCTGTCTTGAAACGGAGCGGAATCATTGCAGGTATTAATACCCTTCTTTCTGCTGTTTTTTCCGTTGTAGGGAACGTTCCTTTATCGACCACTGCAGGATTTTTAAAAATGACAGGCAGGGCAGAAAGGCTTCCATTTATTTGTGGAAGCATCCTTCTCGTTATTATATCCTTGTTCCCTGCCGTATCAATGGTTTTCACATTGATTCCAAGCCCAGTAGCATATGCAGCAATCCTGTCTTCTTTTTGCCACATGGCGATTATCGGCTTTAATACAGTCTTGCTGCAAAGGGTAGACCAACGGCGTGCCACAATCTTTGGCCTCACGATTGCAATTGGTGCTGGAAGCATGTTTATTCCTTCCTCCGCTCTTGTCAAACTGCCTACTCTTGCCCAGTCCATTCTTGGAAATGGTTTGCTGCTTGGATTTATCGTAGCGGTTCTTATGGATGTGTTTTGGAAGGAAAAAAAGGAAAGCTTAGATTCTCAAGAATAA
- a CDS encoding sensor histidine kinase, which yields MKEISSLPDSKIYRTVVVIVIIFMAIGILSSPERNLHAAIMLHLFFVIVVSACLIIYPKRESNSIKGLIVFLIAAYFYTLFFIYPETILNFIFIAILPGIAIVFFHKRIFYTILTFNLLLSAGLFIYAYSFDKKQEYHYLLNDFSGNLLDFYSSQVIIFFIFVMTNARMERLAIYYEQIQKTERFKTTGQLAAAVAHEIRNPITVVKGFLQLYKEDRTLNEGSHRHFHLMLEELQTAEKVINDFLSLAKPAVESSVLCNVGEGINSVVDLLQSYASMNNTAFSISIHEHVNIYCSKVEFNQILVNLIKNAIEAMDHGGMIFITTEREDRELVVSIRDTGMGMESSELKMLGSPFYSLKSKGTGLGLMICYNIIEKYGGSIQFSSLKGEGTTVRLTFQIKTQLS from the coding sequence ATGAAAGAAATCAGTAGTCTTCCGGATTCAAAGATATACAGAACTGTTGTTGTTATTGTAATCATTTTCATGGCAATAGGGATTTTATCTTCTCCCGAAAGAAATCTGCATGCTGCAATCATGTTACATCTGTTTTTTGTTATAGTTGTTTCTGCATGCCTGATTATTTACCCTAAGAGAGAATCTAATTCGATTAAAGGTCTCATTGTTTTTTTGATTGCGGCTTATTTTTATACCCTCTTTTTTATCTATCCTGAAACAATATTAAATTTTATTTTCATTGCCATCCTTCCTGGCATTGCTATTGTCTTTTTTCATAAACGGATCTTTTATACGATTCTCACATTCAATCTTCTGCTTTCTGCAGGGTTATTTATCTATGCCTATTCTTTTGATAAAAAACAGGAATATCATTATTTACTCAATGACTTTTCAGGAAATCTACTTGATTTCTACAGCAGCCAGGTCATTATTTTTTTTATTTTTGTAATGACAAATGCACGAATGGAAAGACTGGCAATCTACTATGAGCAAATTCAAAAGACGGAAAGATTTAAAACGACAGGACAGCTGGCTGCAGCAGTAGCCCATGAAATTCGAAATCCGATTACGGTTGTAAAAGGTTTTTTGCAGCTGTATAAGGAGGACAGGACTTTGAATGAGGGCTCGCACCGGCATTTCCATCTCATGCTGGAGGAATTGCAGACGGCTGAAAAAGTTATAAATGATTTTCTCTCACTTGCGAAGCCTGCTGTTGAAAGCTCTGTTTTATGCAATGTAGGGGAAGGAATTAATAGTGTGGTAGATTTGCTTCAATCCTATGCCTCTATGAATAATACAGCCTTCTCTATATCTATCCATGAACATGTGAATATTTATTGCAGTAAGGTGGAGTTTAACCAGATTCTTGTGAATCTAATAAAAAATGCAATAGAAGCAATGGACCATGGAGGTATGATTTTCATCACCACAGAAAGGGAGGATCGAGAGCTTGTGGTAAGTATCAGGGACACTGGGATGGGAATGGAGAGCAGCGAGCTTAAAATGCTTGGAAGCCCATTTTATTCTTTAAAATCAAAAGGCACCGGGCTGGGGCTCATGATTTGTTATAACATCATTGAAAAATATGGAGGATCCATTCAATTTTCCAGCTTAAAAGGTGAAGGGACTACCGTAAGGCTTACCTTTCAAATTAAAACCCAGTTATCATAG
- a CDS encoding YfcC family protein, giving the protein MDDQLGMKLSRKTFFQSTAILMLLILLSGLLTRIIPAGSYERTVKNGHTFIKPGTFHFLTDTPPFPIYRWFTAPFELFLSQDAVTVITIIAFILIIGGSFAIFDGTKVFERVIDLLVHRFSQKEKWIIIIFSLFFMLLGAIFGILEEVIPLIPIMVLVAKRLGWDELMGLGLSLLSVGFGFSSALFNPFTIGIAQSMAGVPVFSGLLYRMVIFTVTYGVLLLFLFRHHKKLKQSAIYKVEASSELAAALEYETSKLTIRPTIIGFVLLLIVIMLLPVLQLDDYSMPIIALGVFFTALATGISSKVPFSKMMHYFTKGLLNLAPSSLLIILALSVKHIVESANMMDTLLYYLSVHVKGLSPIAGGITMYLIVFALQFFIPSATAKAMLVMPILTPIGDILGVTRQSVVLAFNFGDGFSHLLYPTNPALLIALSLTTVSFTRWLKWTIGIQIILFMMTLFFLILAIIFKYGPI; this is encoded by the coding sequence ATGGACGATCAATTGGGTATGAAATTAAGCCGAAAAACGTTCTTTCAATCCACCGCTATTTTAATGCTTTTGATATTGCTTTCTGGATTGTTAACCAGAATCATCCCTGCTGGAAGCTATGAGCGAACGGTTAAAAACGGGCATACTTTTATTAAACCTGGAACCTTTCATTTTTTGACGGATACACCGCCCTTTCCGATTTACCGTTGGTTTACAGCTCCTTTTGAATTATTTTTGTCACAGGATGCAGTAACAGTTATAACCATTATAGCTTTCATTTTAATAATCGGCGGCTCATTTGCCATTTTTGATGGTACAAAAGTATTTGAAAGAGTCATTGATTTATTGGTTCACCGATTTTCTCAGAAAGAAAAATGGATTATTATCATCTTCTCGTTGTTTTTCATGCTGTTAGGAGCGATTTTCGGAATTTTGGAAGAGGTCATTCCACTAATCCCGATAATGGTTTTAGTGGCAAAAAGATTGGGCTGGGATGAACTGATGGGGCTGGGTTTGAGTTTATTGTCTGTAGGGTTTGGGTTTTCCTCCGCGCTTTTTAATCCTTTTACAATTGGCATTGCTCAATCAATGGCTGGTGTGCCTGTGTTCTCGGGTCTTCTTTATAGAATGGTCATTTTCACTGTAACGTACGGCGTTTTATTGCTCTTTTTATTTCGCCATCACAAAAAACTAAAACAGAGCGCCATTTACAAAGTGGAAGCAAGCTCTGAGCTGGCTGCAGCCTTAGAGTATGAGACCAGCAAACTTACTATCCGGCCAACCATTATCGGTTTCGTCCTTTTACTTATTGTCATTATGCTCCTTCCCGTACTTCAATTGGATGATTACTCTATGCCCATTATCGCATTAGGTGTTTTTTTCACTGCGCTGGCCACTGGAATCAGCAGCAAAGTCCCTTTCTCAAAGATGATGCACTATTTTACCAAAGGACTTCTTAATCTGGCTCCCAGTTCATTGCTGATTATCCTCGCTTTAAGCGTAAAGCATATTGTTGAAAGCGCCAATATGATGGACACACTTTTATATTATTTGTCTGTACATGTTAAAGGATTATCTCCTATTGCAGGCGGAATTACCATGTACCTAATAGTCTTTGCCCTTCAATTTTTCATTCCATCCGCAACAGCAAAAGCCATGCTCGTTATGCCTATTTTAACACCTATTGGAGACATCCTGGGTGTAACAAGACAAAGCGTTGTTCTTGCCTTTAACTTTGGAGATGGGTTCAGCCATTTGTTATATCCTACCAACCCTGCTCTTTTGATTGCCCTAAGCCTAACGACTGTAAGCTTTACTAGATGGCTGAAGTGGACAATTGGCATACAGATTATTTTGTTTATGATGACACTGTTCTTTTTAATCCTTGCCATTATATTTAAATACGGACCTATTTAA
- a CDS encoding M14 family metallopeptidase, with the protein MNPLFLFDYDQCKNRFLQYQTAIEKFWPDVDLRTFSLKDGTAMDFIHAAPHQADQLLIISTGLHGIEGYVGAAMLEFFMKEFVHKLNHEKTALGLIHGINSWGMKHFRKANENNVDLNRNFVWDWSDATTLQNNEYEELNSLFHPKAHFSNRARQSLSFAWKLGQTLYKKNQKFITRAVTLGQYKDPKGAYYGGKDYEKITKHLMEMYEALFSVYTSIILLDIHTGYGPKDDMYLVNSRYEYRTQADFTKQLGYPFIISTTPEKFYEINGDMIDYIYRLQQTTFPDRHLFATTFEFGTLGDSLYGQFKSLQATIEETDHYVTKRGSRTSIRRLFQKLYAPSDEKWQNKAVENAKQAFQGVINGFLL; encoded by the coding sequence ATGAATCCATTATTTCTATTTGATTATGACCAATGTAAAAATCGATTTTTACAATACCAAACTGCAATAGAAAAATTTTGGCCAGATGTAGACCTCAGAACGTTTTCTTTAAAAGACGGTACAGCGATGGACTTTATCCATGCCGCACCGCATCAGGCTGACCAGCTGCTGATCATTTCAACCGGTTTACATGGAATAGAAGGCTATGTAGGTGCTGCGATGCTGGAATTTTTTATGAAGGAATTTGTTCATAAACTCAACCACGAAAAGACGGCTCTCGGGCTTATACACGGAATCAACAGCTGGGGAATGAAACACTTCCGGAAAGCAAATGAAAACAACGTGGACTTAAATCGAAATTTTGTTTGGGATTGGTCGGACGCCACTACCTTACAAAATAATGAGTACGAAGAATTAAACAGTTTGTTTCATCCAAAAGCTCACTTTTCCAACCGTGCACGTCAATCTCTTTCATTTGCCTGGAAGCTTGGTCAGACTCTTTATAAAAAAAATCAAAAGTTTATTACAAGGGCTGTTACGCTTGGCCAGTACAAAGACCCCAAGGGAGCATATTACGGAGGGAAGGACTATGAGAAAATCACCAAACACTTAATGGAGATGTATGAAGCCCTCTTCTCTGTTTATACTTCCATCATTTTGCTAGATATTCATACAGGCTACGGACCAAAGGATGACATGTACCTTGTTAATTCGCGTTATGAATACAGAACACAAGCTGATTTCACAAAGCAGCTTGGCTATCCCTTCATTATCTCTACTACTCCTGAAAAATTTTACGAAATTAACGGAGATATGATTGATTACATTTATCGTCTTCAGCAAACAACGTTTCCTGACAGGCATTTATTTGCTACAACCTTTGAGTTTGGTACATTGGGGGATTCTCTTTATGGCCAATTCAAAAGCCTGCAAGCCACTATTGAAGAAACTGATCATTATGTTACGAAAAGAGGAAGCCGCACATCCATCCGCCGTTTATTCCAAAAGCTCTATGCCCCATCTGATGAAAAATGGCAAAACAAAGCAGTTGAAAACGCAAAACAAGCATTTCAAGGAGTAATTAACGGGTTTTTATTATAG
- the guaC gene encoding GMP reductase, producing the protein MENVFDYEDIQLIPAKCVVNSRSECDTSITFGGRTFKLPVVPANMQTIIDEKIAVYLAENGYFYVMHRFEPEKRLSFIQDMKSRGLFSSISVGVKEEEYRFIQQLSEEQLTPEYITIDIAHGHSNAVIEMIQHIKKYLPESFVIAGNVGTPEAVRELENAGADATKVGIGPGKVCITKIKTGFGTGGWQLAALRWCAKAASKPIIADGGIRTHGDIAKSIRFGASMVMIGSLFAGHEESPGQTIEVNGKLYKEYFGSASEFQKGEKKNVEGKKMHVEHKGALQDTLIEMEQDLQSSISYAGGTKLDAIRNVDYVVVKNSIFNGDKVY; encoded by the coding sequence ATGGAAAATGTATTTGATTATGAAGATATTCAGCTGATTCCAGCAAAATGTGTTGTAAATAGCAGATCTGAATGTGATACATCCATCACTTTTGGCGGACGTACATTTAAATTGCCGGTTGTACCTGCAAATATGCAGACCATTATAGATGAAAAAATTGCCGTATACTTAGCTGAGAACGGTTATTTTTATGTCATGCATCGTTTTGAACCTGAGAAGCGTTTGTCTTTTATTCAGGATATGAAGTCACGCGGTTTATTTTCTTCTATCAGCGTTGGAGTTAAAGAAGAAGAGTATCGTTTCATCCAGCAATTATCTGAGGAGCAGCTAACTCCTGAATATATCACTATTGATATTGCCCACGGCCATTCCAATGCGGTCATTGAGATGATCCAGCATATTAAAAAGTATCTGCCTGAAAGCTTTGTCATTGCAGGAAATGTTGGTACTCCAGAAGCAGTAAGGGAATTGGAAAATGCAGGAGCTGATGCTACAAAAGTAGGCATCGGGCCAGGAAAAGTATGTATTACGAAAATCAAAACCGGATTCGGCACAGGAGGCTGGCAATTAGCTGCACTTCGCTGGTGTGCAAAAGCGGCCAGCAAGCCGATCATTGCTGATGGCGGAATCCGCACACATGGCGATATTGCTAAATCCATCCGCTTCGGAGCCTCTATGGTCATGATTGGCTCATTATTCGCAGGACATGAGGAATCGCCTGGACAAACAATCGAAGTAAACGGAAAGCTGTATAAAGAATACTTTGGATCAGCATCTGAGTTCCAAAAAGGTGAAAAGAAAAACGTTGAAGGCAAAAAGATGCATGTAGAACACAAAGGGGCCTTACAAGATACACTTATTGAAATGGAACAGGATCTTCAGTCCTCCATTTCATACGCGGGCGGCACAAAGCTTGATGCCATTCGCAATGTGGATTACGTCGTTGTGAAAAATTCCATTTTCAATGGTGATAAGGTTTATTAA
- a CDS encoding GNAT family N-acetyltransferase codes for MREGCERVTEQDMSKYEKKITVRNTRMEDIDDIMKLWKRCFSGMEPWKKEQLQSHIRIFPEGQFCVEYDDKIVGSCSSLIVNFDEYSDQHTWNTITDNGYITNHDPNGFNLYGIEVMVDPEYRRMKIGHRLYEARKELTRHLNLQSIIIGGRIPNYYKYKAEMTPREYVAEVEKHSIYDPVLSFQLLEGFSIKRINTRYLPDDKASDSFATLMEWNNIDYLPKSRRVYRASFPVRICAIQYMMKKIDTFEDFKKQIEYYVDIAADFESDFAVFPEIFTTQLMSFLEEKRPDQAVRRLATYTDQYIKVFTELAVRYNVNIIGGSHFVEEDGEIFNVAYLFRRDGTIETQSKIHATPNERKWWGIAEGNEIKVFDTDCGRIAIQICYDVEFPELSRIAVDRGANIIFVPFCTDDRQGYLRVRYCAQARAIENQVYTCIAGTVGNLTHVENMDIQYAQSGIFSPSDFEFARDGIVGECDANVETVVVGDVDLEKLRRSRNSGSVRQLRDRRRDLYRIDFNS; via the coding sequence ATGAGAGAAGGATGTGAGCGTGTGACAGAGCAAGACATGTCAAAGTACGAGAAAAAGATTACTGTACGGAATACCCGAATGGAAGACATTGACGATATTATGAAGCTTTGGAAACGCTGTTTTTCCGGCATGGAGCCTTGGAAAAAGGAGCAGCTGCAAAGCCATATCCGTATTTTTCCCGAGGGACAATTCTGTGTGGAATATGATGATAAAATTGTAGGGTCCTGTTCCAGTCTCATCGTGAATTTTGATGAGTATTCAGACCAGCATACATGGAACACCATTACCGATAATGGTTATATTACAAATCATGATCCCAACGGATTTAATTTATATGGAATAGAAGTCATGGTTGATCCGGAGTACAGGCGAATGAAAATAGGGCATCGTCTGTATGAAGCGCGCAAGGAGCTGACGCGGCATTTAAATCTTCAGAGTATTATTATTGGCGGGAGGATTCCAAACTATTATAAATACAAAGCGGAGATGACGCCGAGGGAGTATGTTGCCGAAGTGGAGAAGCACAGTATTTATGATCCGGTGTTGTCGTTCCAGCTTCTCGAAGGATTCAGCATTAAACGAATCAACACCCGATATCTTCCTGACGATAAGGCATCAGACTCCTTTGCGACTTTAATGGAATGGAACAATATTGACTACCTGCCTAAATCGCGGCGTGTGTATCGTGCATCATTTCCGGTAAGGATTTGTGCCATCCAATACATGATGAAAAAGATTGATACTTTCGAGGATTTTAAAAAGCAAATCGAATATTATGTAGATATTGCAGCTGATTTTGAATCTGACTTTGCTGTCTTTCCAGAAATTTTCACTACACAATTAATGTCCTTTCTGGAGGAGAAACGTCCGGATCAGGCAGTCCGCAGGCTGGCAACCTATACCGATCAATATATTAAGGTCTTTACTGAACTGGCTGTAAGATACAATGTCAATATTATCGGAGGCTCTCACTTTGTGGAGGAGGATGGTGAAATCTTTAACGTGGCGTACTTATTCCGCCGCGATGGAACGATTGAAACCCAGTCCAAAATCCACGCAACACCAAACGAAAGAAAGTGGTGGGGGATTGCAGAAGGAAACGAAATAAAAGTGTTCGATACGGATTGTGGCAGGATTGCGATTCAAATTTGCTATGATGTTGAATTTCCTGAACTGTCCAGAATTGCGGTTGATAGAGGGGCAAACATTATTTTCGTGCCGTTTTGTACCGATGACAGGCAGGGTTATTTGCGAGTACGCTACTGTGCTCAGGCAAGAGCGATCGAGAATCAAGTGTATACCTGCATTGCAGGAACCGTTGGCAATTTAACGCATGTTGAAAATATGGATATCCAGTATGCACAGTCCGGAATTTTTTCACCTTCTGATTTCGAATTTGCCCGCGACGGAATTGTAGGAGAATGCGATGCGAACGTGGAAACGGTGGTAGTAGGGGATGTAGACCTTGAGAAGCTGAGACGTTCCCGCAATAGCGGCTCGGTACGCCAGCTGCGCGACCGTAGGAGAGATTTGTATAGAATTGATTTTAACAGCTGA
- a CDS encoding GNAT family N-acetyltransferase: MIIRDAMQEELNEIREQRIHAYSEYSKAVSTAHWLALKQAISVEASLPGVEWIVAELDGKIHGSVALFPPNTDAYDGYIDELDYYEIRMLAVHPEARGKGTAASLVSECIRRTKEKGSRFIGLHTADFMVNAIKLYEKMGFERYPQFDFEPSDDGVIVKAFRLTI; the protein is encoded by the coding sequence ATGATTATACGCGATGCAATGCAGGAAGAATTAAATGAAATTCGTGAGCAGAGAATCCACGCATACTCAGAGTACTCAAAGGCAGTATCGACAGCACATTGGCTGGCTTTAAAACAAGCGATATCAGTTGAAGCCAGTTTGCCAGGAGTAGAATGGATTGTGGCAGAGTTAGATGGGAAAATTCATGGCAGTGTGGCTTTGTTCCCTCCAAATACAGATGCTTATGACGGCTATATAGACGAACTGGATTATTACGAAATTCGGATGCTTGCCGTACACCCGGAAGCCCGAGGAAAAGGAACAGCAGCCTCTTTGGTTAGCGAGTGTATCCGCAGAACGAAAGAAAAGGGGTCCCGTTTCATTGGTCTGCATACTGCCGACTTTATGGTGAATGCCATTAAACTGTATGAAAAAATGGGCTTTGAGCGCTATCCGCAGTTTGACTTCGAGCCGAGCGATGATGGAGTAATTGTGAAAGCTTTTCGATTGACGATATAG
- a CDS encoding glutathione S-transferase family protein, producing MEVSQENHELKSVPEKTNEFNEDGSFKRQKNQFSTPFGYEPGQLPVEGGRYRLLWSAACPWAHRSVIVRKILGLEAAISLGTASPIRPRLPRIDWEFSLDENEKDAVLGIQYMSEIYKKTDPEYAGRPTVPVIVDVKTQQVVNNDYSNLTNYFETVWAPFHKEHAPDLYPVHLREEIDELNAVIFQDINNGVYKCGFAKSQAAYDEAYEALFKRLDELENRLASRRFLFGDYITDSDVRLFTTLVRFDAAYYPVFKTNRNLIREFQHLWGYARDLFQTEGFGETTDFNAIKRHYHLSITISPDRKEEQILPKGPDESLWDTEHDRNALNQHDEKFLYTMNK from the coding sequence ATGGAGGTTTCCCAAGAAAACCATGAACTAAAAAGCGTTCCAGAAAAAACAAATGAATTTAATGAAGACGGATCTTTTAAACGGCAAAAAAATCAGTTCTCTACTCCTTTTGGATACGAACCAGGCCAGCTTCCGGTTGAAGGCGGGCGCTATCGCCTTTTATGGTCGGCTGCCTGTCCTTGGGCGCACCGTTCGGTTATCGTCAGAAAAATTCTGGGGTTGGAAGCAGCCATTAGTTTAGGCACTGCGAGTCCCATTCGCCCAAGGCTGCCCCGCATCGACTGGGAGTTTTCCTTGGATGAAAATGAAAAGGATGCAGTGCTGGGGATTCAATATATGAGTGAAATTTATAAAAAAACGGATCCAGAATACGCTGGAAGGCCAACCGTTCCAGTGATCGTAGATGTCAAGACACAGCAGGTTGTAAATAATGATTATTCCAATCTGACAAACTACTTTGAAACGGTGTGGGCCCCATTCCACAAAGAACATGCCCCGGATTTATATCCTGTGCATCTGCGGGAAGAAATTGATGAGTTAAATGCCGTCATTTTTCAGGATATTAACAATGGAGTCTATAAGTGTGGATTTGCAAAATCACAGGCAGCCTATGATGAGGCGTATGAAGCCCTGTTCAAAAGGCTGGATGAGCTGGAGAACCGATTAGCCAGCAGGCGTTTCTTATTTGGAGATTACATAACAGATTCAGATGTCAGGTTATTTACCACACTTGTCCGCTTTGATGCAGCCTATTACCCTGTTTTTAAGACCAATCGCAATCTTATTCGTGAATTTCAGCACCTATGGGGATATGCCAGAGACTTATTTCAAACAGAAGGATTTGGGGAAACAACGGACTTTAATGCCATTAAACGGCATTATCATTTGTCGATTACCATTTCTCCTGACAGGAAAGAGGAGCAGATATTGCCTAAAGGGCCGGATGAATCCTTGTGGGATACAGAGCATGACCGCAATGCTTTAAACCAGCACGATGAAAAATTTTTATACACGATGAATAAATAA
- a CDS encoding ChaB family protein: MPYRSLDDLPEAVKDHLPHHAQEIFKEAFNSASKEYKEEETAFKVAWSAVEKKYKKENGKWVKI, encoded by the coding sequence ATGCCATACCGCTCATTGGACGATCTTCCGGAAGCGGTCAAAGACCACTTGCCCCATCATGCCCAAGAGATTTTTAAAGAAGCTTTTAACTCTGCCAGCAAAGAATATAAAGAGGAAGAAACTGCCTTTAAGGTAGCATGGAGTGCGGTCGAAAAAAAGTATAAAAAAGAAAATGGAAAATGGGTAAAAATATAA